The Rhododendron vialii isolate Sample 1 chromosome 5a, ASM3025357v1 genome contains a region encoding:
- the LOC131327629 gene encoding uncharacterized protein LOC131327629, producing MRQPWFEWPQGKLGTDNGQADQNPRKKCSYHNELGHYTTACAPYKALLERLVAQGHLDQYIDRSKMPARQTNPNPNEQRPLMHVIHGPMTKASEIALKADIDHASTSKQILSVGCGSKRQRPQDVPKWTISFTERDLEHVQTPHSNALVVTIQIGIHDVKRVLIDQGSSAEVMYYDLFKKLDLPELALQPTDVPLIGFNGCPLHQRHRKTGRFAR from the exons atgaggcaaccatggttcgagtggccgcAAGGCAAGCTTGGCACGGACAACGGCCAAGCGGATCAGAACCCGAGGaagaagtgctcgtatcacaatgagctcggccactacacaacgGCATGTGCTCCCTACAAGGCTTTGTTGGAACGTTTGGTGGctcaaggccatctcgatcaaTACATTGACCGATCAAAAATGCCCGCCCGgcagacaaatcccaaccccaacgaaCAGCGCCCACTGATGCACGTCATCCACGGTCCAATGACGAAGGCATCCGAAATCGCCCTCAAGGCCGACATCGATCACGCCTCAACATCCAAACAGATACTCTCAGTTGGTTGCGGATCCAAGCGTCAACGACCACAAGACGTACCAAAGTGGACGATAAGCTTTACTGAGCGTGACCTTGAACATGTTCAAACTCCACACTCGAACGCCCTCGTCGTCACCATCCAAATAGGCATCCACGACGTAAAGCGCGTCCTcatcgatcaaggaagttcagcagaggtcatgtatTACGACCTTTTCAAGAAATTGGATCTACCAGAGTTAGCCCTACAACCTACCGACgtacccctcatcggcttcaacg GTTGTCCGCTTCATCAGCGCCACAGGAAGACAGGAAGATTTGCGAGGTGA